The window GAGCTTGTGCTGTAAGAACAATATCTGATTGGTTATCTCTGAGGGACTAAGGTCTCTTATAAAACCGCCGTGGCCGCTGGCGCAAAAGACACACCCGAATTTACACCCGACCTGAGTGGAAAGACAGACTGTTTTTCTATCTCGGGCGCATATAAGCACGGTCTCTATAAAATTACCATCGCCGAGATCAAATAGAAATTTTTCAGTCCCGTCAGTGGAACGGAGTTTTCCTGAAAGACTTAATGCGCTTATATAATAATCCTGCTCCAGTCTGGACATAAAGGCCTGCGGCAGATTGCTCATTTTCTGAAAGTCACAGACCCCTTTTTTATAGAGCCAAAAAAATATCTGTCCGGCCCGATAACCAGGTTCCCTGATTTCAACAACGGCCTTTTTCATCTCCTCTAAGGTGAAATTTTTTATATCCCTTTTATCCATAATCCCTAGAAAAGGCGGCTGTCCACTGCGTTTCTTATGGCTCTTATATGTTCAGGTGTTGTACCGCAACATCCTCCTATGATATTTGCTCCGGCATTTATGAGTTCAGAAACCTTTTTTGCCATATCCAAAGGAGTCTCTTTAAAACAAGTTTTCCCATGTATTAGTTCAGGAACCCCGGCATTAGCGTGAACAAGAATTGGTTTAGAAGAATATCTCCTCATTTCCAGGACTATATCTATCATAGGACCAATTCCATTACCACAATTCGTTCCTATAATATCCGCACCTGCTTTTTCTAATCCAAGAGCAGCCTCTTTTATACTCACGCCCATCATTGTTTTATACCCCTGCATTCCCTTATCAAATGTCATTGTAGCAATAGCAGGAACAGCTGTGTTTTCCTTTACAACCTTTATAGCAATAGAAACTTCTTCAAGAGAAGTCATGGTTTCTATGCATATTGCGTCTGCTCCACCTTGTATTTGAGCAAGAATCTGTTCCCTAAACACATCATACATCTCACCTTCTGTCACAGTCCCCAGCGGTCGCATAAATTCTCCTGTTGGGCCAAGGGAGGCTGCAACAATTCCTCCGTATTGCAGAGCAGCTTTCTTAGCCAACGCAACACCTGCTTTATTAAATTCGGCAACATTTGCTTCTAAACCAAATTTTGCAAGCTTAAATCTAGATCCACCGAATGTGTTCGTTAATATCATATCACTTCCGGCTTTTAAGTAAGCTTCTGCAATTGCCTTGACTTCTCCTGGATGAGTTATATTCCACTCTTCGGGGCACTCTCCAAGTCCCAAACCTTTGTGGTGAAGCATGGTGCCC of the bacterium genome contains:
- a CDS encoding homocysteine S-methyltransferase family protein, yielding MSLLLDRVKKGEVLVSDGAMGTMLHHKGLGLGECPEEWNITHPGEVKAIAEAYLKAGSDMILTNTFGGSRFKLAKFGLEANVAEFNKAGVALAKKAALQYGGIVAASLGPTGEFMRPLGTVTEGEMYDVFREQILAQIQGGADAICIETMTSLEEVSIAIKVVKENTAVPAIATMTFDKGMQGYKTMMGVSIKEAALGLEKAGADIIGTNCGNGIGPMIDIVLEMRRYSSKPILVHANAGVPELIHGKTCFKETPLDMAKKVSELINAGANIIGGCCGTTPEHIRAIRNAVDSRLF